One genomic segment of Hordeum vulgare subsp. vulgare chromosome 2H, MorexV3_pseudomolecules_assembly, whole genome shotgun sequence includes these proteins:
- the LOC123429754 gene encoding uncharacterized protein LOC123429754, producing the protein MWPRSWWPRWQAPSHARMEVPAGQNRAPSAVVDWRRVDLVEDDAQEHASHANTCSDGVPAALGTDDVQERLPTPWSVVAGDAEKKKKNKFEGILVPHLHPTEKATDDALLRATVAAPGAGRKMSRPGGHRHGQAWTDGAGHSRARTARPRHGRTGRTRRRWTSRRISP; encoded by the exons ATGTGGCCACGCAGCTGGTGGCCGCGGTGGCAAGCACCGTCGCATGCGAGGATGGAGGTCCCCGCTGGTCAAAACAGAGCACCATCTGCTGTTGTTGACTGGCGTCGAGTCGACCTCGTCGAGGATGATGCCCAA GAGCATGCATCGCATGCCAACACATGCTCAGACGGCGTCCCCGCAGCTCTTGGCACCGATGATGTCCAGGAACGGTTGCCAACGCCTTGGTCGGTGGTCGCTGGAGAcgctgaaaagaaaaagaaaaacaagttcGAAGGTATCCTTGTGCCCCATCTCCATCCAACGGAAAAGGCCACGGACGACGCGCTTTTGCGAGCCACGGTTGCCGCGCCGGGCGCAGGGAGGAAAATGTCGAGGCCGGGCGGCCACAGGCACGGCCAGGCGTGGACAGACGGGGCCGGCCACAGTCGGGCGCGGACGGCGAGGCCACGGCATGGGCGGACGGGGAGGACGAGGAGGCGCTGGACCTCGCGACGGATCTCTCCTTAG